Proteins encoded by one window of Agelaius phoeniceus isolate bAgePho1 chromosome 5, bAgePho1.hap1, whole genome shotgun sequence:
- the LOC129119938 gene encoding dynein axonemal intermediate chain 7-like isoform X1 translates to MPSSASRWGRSAAERGTPSAERASAQGDAGEVEPPLISCCPLHFPEEEAPPQEEPRGREEAPQVVDLEQLVPVGGVFHISALQLPPQAQDVGDWTMVELLDVGLEVYPYSPGKAEDGTQEAVQITLRLPDNVIYFKVPVVARWDPAGQWWRTDGISKITYEAEEKSITFSMGDFYTVALLQDAHLNLPYQAWELHPTGVDEGLFTVTAVFATIQIQIKDNQCMLSSVVVEEEEVLSHITGKWMSPLALRAALKRAGVNIFPAEYSPKYVPVPRKAALAEGKAYGQMALLSAAFAHSKWNGEAGPEQVVFKVSEHLTAGSAKGNHWSLLMFDGEKVQHLKLTETSEAFSEELEEESEFHSTLYHMVKDSASNEAMDKVERAGCLFIDSVYQLLLATRVLAYS, encoded by the exons ATGCCGAGCAGCGCCAGCAGATGGGGCCGGAGCGCTGCAGAGCGAGGCACTCCCAGCGCTGAGCGAGCCTCGGCGCAGGGCGATGCCGGTGAGGTTGAGCCCCCGCTGATCTCCTGCTGTCCGCTGCACTTTCCAGAGGAGGAGGCCCCGCCGCAGGAGGAGCCGAGAGGCAGAGAAGAGGCGCCTCAGGTTGTGGATTTGGAGCAGCTGGTGCCCGTGGGGGGCGTGTTCCAcatctctgccctgcagctgccacccCAGGCCCAGGACGTCGGGGACTGGACCATGGTGGAG ctgctggaTGTTGGATTGGAGGTGTATCCATATTCCCCAGGAAAGGCTGAAGATGGCACACAGGAAGCAGTACAGATAACCCTGAGGCTCCCTGATaatgtgatttattttaaagtgcCTGTTGTAGCCCGATGGGATCCTGCAG GCCAATGGTGGAGAACTGATGGCATCAGCAAGATAACCTatgaagcagaagaaaagagcATCACCTTTAGCATGGGTGACTTTTATACAGTAGCCCTTCTCCAGGATGCTCACCTGAACCTGCCCTATCAGGCCTGGGAATTGCACCCTACTGGTGTGGATGAAGGACTCTTCACAGTTACTGCAGTCTTTGCAACCATTCAGATACAAATTAAG GATAATCAGTGTATGTTGTCTTCAGTAGtggtggaagaggaggaggtgctTTCCCACATCACAGGGAAATGGATGAGTCCTCTTGCCCTCAGAGCAGCTTTGAAAAGAGCTGGAGTGAACATTTTCCCAGCAGAGTACTCTCCCAAGtatgtccctgtgcccaggaag gctgccctggcagaaGGGAAGGCCTATGGACAGAtggctctgctctcagctgcttttgCTCACAGCAAGTGGAATGGAGAAGCAGGGCCAGAGCAAGTTGTGTTCAAG GTGAGTGAACATCTCACGGCAGGTTCTGCCAAAGGCAACCACTGGTCTCTGCTGATGTTCGATGGTGAGAAAGTGCAACACCTCAAGCTCACTGAAACCAGTGAAGCTTTTTCAGAAGAGCTGGAAGAAGAGTCTGAATTTCACTCCACACTCTACCATATGGTAAAGGATTCTGCCAGCAATGAAGCCATGGATAAAGTGGAAAGAGCTGGCTGCCTGTTCATTGATTCTGTGTATCAGCTGCTCCTCGCTACCAGAGTCTTAGCATACTCTTAG
- the LOC129120005 gene encoding lactosylceramide 4-alpha-galactosyltransferase-like, whose product MLRTPSCLLKLTRVVLSHKPCALFILIFVFIYLAYNKLYWGIGEDPKSSVPTYGLSAEISCAHYVPSPLNIAGGPSPSTGNVFFVETSEQTAPSYLFSCSVESAARTHPASRVVVLMKGLAKGNASLPKHWAFSLLSCFPNVEIRRLDLQELFSGTPLKRWYLWPLRHWEPHFLPNLSDACRIVLMWKFGGIYLDTDFIVLKNLQNLTNALGIQDDHELNGAFLSFEAKHKFIELCMQDFVQNYNGWVWGHQGPELLTRVFKKWCSLRTITSMSCKGVSALAREVVYPIPWQDWKKLFEAVSALELQKLLKNTYAVHIWNKLSHGTKLEIPSRALLAQLYSQFCPATYAKMKQDSEELSRHAV is encoded by the coding sequence ATGCTCAGGACACCCAGCTGCCTCCTAAAGCTGACCAGGGTGGTGCTgagccacaagccctgtgccctgtTTATCCTCATCTTTGTGTTCATATACCTTGCCTACAACAAGTTGTACTGGGGCATCGGGGAGGACCCAAAGAGCAGCGTCCCCACCTATGGCTTGTCTGCTGAGATCAGCTGTGCTCACTATGTGCCTTCTCCCCTCAACATTGCTGGTGGGCCCTCTCCTTccacaggaaatgtgttttttgtgGAGACCTCAGAGCAAACTGCCCCAAGTTACCTGTTCTCCTGCTCCGTGGAGTCAGCAGCCAGGACACACCCCGCATCACGAGTCGTGGTGCTCATGAAAGGTTTGGCCAAAGGGAATGCCTCCTTGCCCAAGCACTGGGCTTTCTCCTTGCTCAGCTGCTTCCCCAACGTGGAAATCCGACGCCTGGACCTCCAAGAGCTCTTTTCTGGAACACCCCTGAAAAGGTGGTACTTATGGCCTCTACGGCACTGGGAGCCTCATTTTTTACCCAACCTCTCTGATGCCTGCAGAATTGTCCTCATGTGGAAATTTGGTGGCATCTACCTGGATACAGACTTCATTGTGCTTAAGAACTTACAGAACCTCACCAACGCCCTCGGCATTCAGGATGACCATGAACTGAATGGAGCCTTTCTGTCCTTTGAGGCCAAGCACAAATTCATTGAGCTTTGCATGCAGGACTTTGTGCAGAATTACAATGGCTGGGTCTGGGGGCACCAGGGCCCAGAGCTCCTAACTCGTGTCTTCAAGAAGTGGTGCTCCCTCAGGACTATCACAAGCATGAGCTGCAAGGGTGTGAGTGCTCTTGCCCGAGAAGTTGTTTATCCTATTCCCTGGCAGGACTGGAAGAAGTTGTTTGAGGCAGTCAGTGCCTTGGAGCTTCAGAAACTCCTTAAGAACACCTATGCAGTGCACATATGGAACAAACTGAGCCACGGGACCAAGTTAGAGATCCCCTCccgggctctgctggctcagctCTATTCCCAGTTCTGCCCTGCCACCTATGCAAAGATGAAGCAGGACTCTGAAGAGTTGTCAAGGCATGCAGTGTGA
- the LOC129119938 gene encoding dynein axonemal intermediate chain 7-like isoform X2, whose amino-acid sequence MPSSASRWGRSAAERGTPSAERASAQGDAGEVEPPLISCCPLHFPEEEAPPQEEPRGREEAPQVVDLEQLVPVGGVFHISALQLPPQAQDVGDWTMVELLDVGLEVYPYSPGKAEDGTQEAVQITLRLPDNVIYFKVPVVARWDPAGQWWRTDGISKITYEAEEKSITFSMGDFYTVALLQDAHLNLPYQAWELHPTGVDEGLFTVTAVFATIQIQIKDNQCMLSSVVVEEEEVLSHITGKWMSPLALRAALKRAGVNIFPAEYSPKYVPVPRKVSEHLTAGSAKGNHWSLLMFDGEKVQHLKLTETSEAFSEELEEESEFHSTLYHMVKDSASNEAMDKVERAGCLFIDSVYQLLLATRVLAYS is encoded by the exons ATGCCGAGCAGCGCCAGCAGATGGGGCCGGAGCGCTGCAGAGCGAGGCACTCCCAGCGCTGAGCGAGCCTCGGCGCAGGGCGATGCCGGTGAGGTTGAGCCCCCGCTGATCTCCTGCTGTCCGCTGCACTTTCCAGAGGAGGAGGCCCCGCCGCAGGAGGAGCCGAGAGGCAGAGAAGAGGCGCCTCAGGTTGTGGATTTGGAGCAGCTGGTGCCCGTGGGGGGCGTGTTCCAcatctctgccctgcagctgccacccCAGGCCCAGGACGTCGGGGACTGGACCATGGTGGAG ctgctggaTGTTGGATTGGAGGTGTATCCATATTCCCCAGGAAAGGCTGAAGATGGCACACAGGAAGCAGTACAGATAACCCTGAGGCTCCCTGATaatgtgatttattttaaagtgcCTGTTGTAGCCCGATGGGATCCTGCAG GCCAATGGTGGAGAACTGATGGCATCAGCAAGATAACCTatgaagcagaagaaaagagcATCACCTTTAGCATGGGTGACTTTTATACAGTAGCCCTTCTCCAGGATGCTCACCTGAACCTGCCCTATCAGGCCTGGGAATTGCACCCTACTGGTGTGGATGAAGGACTCTTCACAGTTACTGCAGTCTTTGCAACCATTCAGATACAAATTAAG GATAATCAGTGTATGTTGTCTTCAGTAGtggtggaagaggaggaggtgctTTCCCACATCACAGGGAAATGGATGAGTCCTCTTGCCCTCAGAGCAGCTTTGAAAAGAGCTGGAGTGAACATTTTCCCAGCAGAGTACTCTCCCAAGtatgtccctgtgcccaggaag GTGAGTGAACATCTCACGGCAGGTTCTGCCAAAGGCAACCACTGGTCTCTGCTGATGTTCGATGGTGAGAAAGTGCAACACCTCAAGCTCACTGAAACCAGTGAAGCTTTTTCAGAAGAGCTGGAAGAAGAGTCTGAATTTCACTCCACACTCTACCATATGGTAAAGGATTCTGCCAGCAATGAAGCCATGGATAAAGTGGAAAGAGCTGGCTGCCTGTTCATTGATTCTGTGTATCAGCTGCTCCTCGCTACCAGAGTCTTAGCATACTCTTAG
- the LOC129120012 gene encoding lactosylceramide 4-alpha-galactosyltransferase-like, whose translation MTAISGEQALAGERMLRTPSCLLKLTRVVLSHKLCALFILIFVFVSFAYHKLYWGIGEDPKSSVPTYGLSAEISCAHYVPSPLDIAGGPSPSTGNVFFVETSEQTAPSYLFSCSVESAARTHPASRVVVLMKGLAKGNASLPKHWAFSLLSCFPNVEIRRLDLQELFSGTPLAQWFLQPQRQQEPYLLPNLSDACRIVLMWKFGGIYLDTDFIVLKNLQNLTNALGIQGDSVLNGAFLSFEAKHKFIELCMQDFVQNYNGWVWGHQGPELLTRVFKKWCSLRTITSMSCKGVSALAREVVYPIPWQDWKKLFEAVSALELQKLLKNTYAVHIWNKLSHGTKLEIPSRALLAQLYSQFCPATYAKMKQDSEELSRHAV comes from the coding sequence ATGACGGCTATCTCGGgagagcaggctctggctggaGAGAGAATGCTCAGGACGCCCAGCTGCCTCCTAAAGCTGACCAGGGTGGTGCTGAGCCACAAGCTCTGTGCCCTGTTTATCCTCATCTTTGTGTTCGTATCCTTTGCCTACCACAAGTTGTACTGGGGCATCGGGGAGGACCCAAAGAGCAGCGTCCCCACCTACGGCTTGTCTGCTGAGATCAGCTGTGCTCACTATGTGCCTTCTCCCCTTGACATTGCTGGTGGGCCCTCTCCTTccacaggaaatgtgttttttgtgGAGACCTCAGAGCAAACTGCCCCAAGTTACCTGTTCTCCTGCTCCGTGGAGTCAGCAGCCAGGACACACCCCGCATCACGAGTCGTGGTGCTCATGAAAGGCTTGGCCAAAGGGAACGCCTCCTTGCCCAAGCACTGGGCTTTCTCCTTGCTCAGCTGCTTCCCCAACGTGGAAATCCGGCGCCTGGACCTCCAAGAGCTCTTTTCTGGAACACCTCTGGCACAGTGGTTCCTGCAGCCTCAGCGGCAACAGGAGCCTTATTTATTACCCAACCTCTCTGATGCCTGCAGAATTGTCCTCATGTGGAAATTTGGTGGCATCTACCTGGATACAGACTTCATTGTGCTTAAGAACTTACAGAACCTTACCAATGCCCTCGGCATTCAGGGTGACAGTGTACTGAATGGAGCCTTTCTGTCCTTTGAGGCCAAGCACAAATTCATCGAGCTTTGCATGCAGGACTTTGTGCAGAATTACAATGGCTGGGTCTGGGGGCACCAGGGCCCAGAGCTCCTAACTCGTGTCTTCAAGAAGTGGTGCTCCCTCAGGACTATCACAAGCATGAGCTGCAAGGGTGTGAGTGCTCTTGCCCGAGAAGTTGTTTATCCTATTCCCTGGCAGGACTGGAAGAAGTTGTTTGAGGCAGTCAGTGCCTTGGAGCTTCAGAAACTCCTTAAGAACACCTATGCAGTGCACATATGGAACAAACTGAGCCACGGGACCAAGTTAGAGATCCCCTCccgggctctgctggctcagctCTATTCCCAGTTCTGCCCTGCCACCTATGCAAAGATGAAGCAGGACTCTGAAGAGTTGTCAAGGCATGCAGTGTGA